DNA sequence from the Candidatus Woesearchaeota archaeon genome:
TTTCTCATTTGCTGCTTCTTTTATTTCGGAGAGTTTTAAATCCTTATTTTTTTCAATAATGTCTGAAATTTCTTTTTTTATGTTCTCTTCTAAAATATCATCAATATTGATATAACTTTGAGTTATTAAATCTATTATTTGCCTTTCAATACTTTCTTCTTCAAATCCTCTTTTTTTTGCAATTTGAGAAATTGAGTTTTTATTGAAAAATAATTCGAGTGTTTCTTGTAGTGTTGGGGTTAATTTTTTCTTTTTTGTTTCAAGATTCCATTTACTCCAAGATGATTCCATA
Encoded proteins:
- a CDS encoding helix-turn-helix domain-containing protein gives rise to the protein MESSWSKWNLETKKKKLTPTLQETLELFFNKNSISQIAKKRGFEEESIERQIIDLITQSYINIDDILEENIKKEISDIIEKNKDLKLSEIKEAANEKITFFQIKCFIAHLNSFAEKMEVKIPKKKYFGKKQK